A genomic window from Daphnia carinata strain CSIRO-1 chromosome 9, CSIRO_AGI_Dcar_HiC_V3, whole genome shotgun sequence includes:
- the LOC130697996 gene encoding beta-1,3-galactosyltransferase 1-like, which produces MGNLFRNKQMSLLPMSLVYTGLVLNVGMFTFNVVYPLDGYLQHKQAKISSYLFQQRNIDVFMAENEEPLQNQTLDQCVPMNRELFNYMVPKLFNTSYPGVENYTLFAVARLGLLPLKHIEPLKSEYGPVINDVTSFQYPISVPPCRNVTNAANRTVFVVVISAPDNFEKRDVIRETWRIHLMEESKKDLLLGGFAFFLGQTENNVTQSQIEKESKIHGDIIQLEMLDTYRNLSVKVAGLFNWLYRNCAKIDFVLKVDDDVYVNVYNLVFFAQSSPYDHYSNKSIFGIPGFFAPNRVGKWGISYQEWPWNQYPPYIMGPSVLIPGGTIVPLLAAFQTTPMIPFDDVYYTGICTEKAGIKTRFSIGETAVLSMLWGKPYYVPDSCGVRNFLSWLTKTGMQMKKFHVVTDHFYHDRIKCIVPGVNGTKKIISHKQPVHFYFQ; this is translated from the exons ATGGGTAATCTTTtcagaaacaaacaaatgtcaCTGTTACCCATGAGTCTGGTTTACACTGGCTTGGTTTTAAACGTCGGAATGTTTACCTTTAACGTGGTTTACCCGCTCGATGGATATCTGCAACATAAGCAGGCGAAGATCTCGTCCTATTTATTCCAGCAAAGAAATATTGACGTTTTTATGGCGGAAAATGAGGAACCACTACAAAATCAAACACTCGATCAGTGTGTGCCAATGAATCGTGAGCTTTTTAATTACATGGTCCCTAAATTGTTCAACACTTCTTATCCCGGAGTAGAGAATTACACGCTGTTTGCCGTTGCCCGTTTGGGTTTGCTACCATTGAAACACATAGAACCACTGAAATCGGAATACGGTCCAGTGATTAATGACGTAACATCATTTCAATATCCGATTAGTGTTCCACCGTGTCGAAATGTGACGAATGCTGCTAATCGAACAGTATTTGTAGTTGTCATATCTGCCCCAGACAATTTCGAGAAGCGTGACGTGATACGAGAAACGTGGCGAATTCATTTGATGGAAGAGAGCAAAAAAGATTTGCTCCTGGGAGGTTTCGCTTTCTTTCTTGGACAGACAGAAAACAATGTGACACAAAgccaaatagaaaaagaaagcaagaTTCACGGAGACATTATTCAATTAGAAATGTTGGATACTTACAGAAATTTGTCTGTCAAAGTAGCTGGCCTCTTTAATTGGCTATATAGAAACTGTGCTAAAATCGATTTTGTGTTGAAAGTGGACGACGATGTCTACGTCAATGTTTACAATCTCGTTTTCTTCGCCCAATCATCGCCATACGACCATTATTCCAATAAGAGCATTTTTGGTATTCCTGGTTTCTTTGCTCCTAATCGAG TGGGTAAATGGGGAATATCATACCAAGAATGGCCCTGGAATCAATATCCTCCTTATATAATGGGACCATCTGTGCTGATACCTGGAGGTACAATCGTTCCACTGTTAGCTGCTTTCCAGACAACACCAATGATCCCATTTGATGATGTTTACTACACCGGAATTTGTACAGAAAAAGCTGGAATTAAAACTCGTTTTTCTATCGGTGAAACCGC GGTTCTTTCAATGCTATGGGGGAAGCCTTATTACGTCCCCGATTCATGCGGTGTACGTAACTTCCTATCATGGTTGACGAAGACGGgcatgcaaatgaaaaagtttcATGTTGTaaccgatcatttttaccaCGACAGGATCAAATGCATCGTACCTGGTGTCAACGGTACCAAGAAAATTATCAGCCACAAACAACCTGTCCATTTTTACTTTCAATaa
- the LOC130698195 gene encoding carbohydrate sulfotransferase 5-like, which yields MKMRSVRKVTITLFFLTFVIFHLVLIKPHLLDNNFIQEQELPCSSTESMPIKRIMIVTTWRSGSTFVGDIIKSAPGVFYSFEPLLYLDHHPGSKTALLQSIFQCQFSADFLRSVNGLTGLPNDMQRNRRIWDECHYNRSLCHDPQFVGSLCSYSPVNLIKTVRLRVKELTTLMENDPSSKDWKIIHLVRDPRGTMSSRDGLKWCKVNPACNDVNRLCTELVEDLELIKELATQLPNRHYLVKFEDLATNVETGTEKLFKFLGMPVLKPTKAFLDSHTKSNDQKLKEDFLNFDHSTFRKSDAVAYGWKKKMDVKLIANITSICASALDALDNIK from the exons atgaaaatgagaTCAGTGAGAAAGGTCACCATCACCCTCTTTTTTCTCACATTCGTAATTTTTCACTTAGTGTTAATCAAACCACACTTGTTAGATAATAACTTCATTCAAG AACAAGAATTGCCTTGCAGTTCGACAGAATCGATGCCAATTAAACGAATCATGATCGTTACAACGTGGAGATCCGGTTCAACGTTTGTAGGCGACATCATCAAAAGCGCACCTGGcgtgttttattcattcgaaCCTTTATTGTATTTGGACCATCATCCAGGATCAAAAACAGCACTTCTTCAATCCATTTTCCAATGCCAATTTTCTGCTGATTTCCTGCGTAGCGTCAATGGACTCACTGGCCTTCCTAATGACATGCAAAGGAATAGAAGAATTTGGGATGAATGTCATTATAATCGCTCATTGTGTCATGATCCACAATTTGTTGGCAGTTTATGCTCCTATTCCCCAGTCAATCTCATTAAAACGGTTCGATTAAGAGTCAAGGAACTTACGACGCTGATGGAAAATGATCCTTCATCAAAAGACTGGAAAATTATTCACTTAGTACGTGATCCTCGGGGAACAATGTCTTCCAGGGACGGATTAAAGTGGTGCAAAGTCAATCCGGCTTGCAATGATGTCAATCGCCTCTGCACCGAGTTGGTAGAAGATTTGGAGTTGATTAAAGAACTTGCAACTCAATTACCAAATCGCCATTATTTGGTGAAATTTGAAGATTTGGCCACCAATGTCGAGACAGGGACAGAGAAATTGTTTAAATTCTTGGGAATGCCTGTCCTTAAACCGACCAAAGCCTTTTTGGACAGTCACACGAAATCCAatgatcaaaaattgaaagaagatTTCCTGAATTTTGACCATTCGACATTTCGAAAATCTGACGCTGTCGCTTATggctggaagaaaaaaatggacgtcAAACTTATCGCCAACATTACCTCTATCTGTGCATCCGCATTGGACGCTCTCGATAACATCAAATAA
- the LOC130698196 gene encoding lactosylceramide 4-alpha-galactosyltransferase-like: MRRPSFRRFVLLSLSVSVGVFLFLNSTYQQPISPKLEAFAPGKIGEMCESDGGGQKRIMFIETSGEKCLRPRQACAIESAARTNPDMTVYVYMAKERPPGRPEMDRGEGLERHCETMEILESFTNVYIIRDNLPKHLVDTPLESLYFNGNMKNSQYALQHISDALRVALLYKHGGIYLDLDVVVLRSLRCLRNTAGHTFILGQSSIENGFMAFDRGHKLLKFFMRWMQRSYKPNERSVIGPNGFSKAFQMLCNYPSTVISDSTFDFKCHDNVNVRLHNKTAFHPITYFEQNRFYAENFDENELDTFNQSYSVHVYGSGHGAHVPETSLFAFMANQFCPSTYDLHLQGVYDF, encoded by the exons ATGCGTCGGCCATCTTTTAGGCGATTTGTTTTGCTGTCCCTATCAGTCTCAGTTGGCgtctttttattcttaaatTCAACATATCAACAACCCATCAGCCCAAAGTTGG AGGCATTTGCACCGGGTAAAATTGGTGAAATGTGCGAATCGGATGGCGGTGGGCAGAAACGAATTATGTTCATCGAAACATCAGGTGAAAAATGTCTTCGACCCCGACAAGCCTGTGCCATTGAATCAGCAGCTCGAACTAATCCAGACATGACAGTCTATGTTTACATGGCGAAGGAAAGACCACCTGGACGGCCTGAAATGGATCGAGGCGAAGGTCTTGAACGTCATTGTGAAACTATGGAAATACTTGAATCTTTCACCAATGTATACATCATTAGAGACAATCTACCCAAACATCTTGTAGACACTCCACTAGAATCTCTCTATTTTAACGGCAACATGAAAAATAGCCAATACGCGTTACAGCACATTAGTGACGCTTTACGGGTTGCATTGCTCTACAAACATGGCGGCATTTATCTCGATTTGGATGTGGTTGTACTTCGATCGCTGCGATGTCTCAGGAACACGGCCGGACATACTTTTATTTTAGGACAATCTTCGATCGAGAATGGATTCATGGCATTCGATCGTGGACACAAACTGCTGAAATTCTTCATGCGTTGGATGCAGCGATCATATAAACCGAACGAGAGGTCCGTCATTGGACCGAATGGATTCAGTAAAGCTTTTCAGATGCTGTGTAATTATCCGTCGACAGTGATTAGCGATTCAACCTTTGATTTCAAGTGTCATGACAATGTCAACGTTAGACTACACAACAAAACTGCCTTTCATCCCATCACTTATTTTGAACAAAATCGTTTCTATGCTGAAAATTTCGACGAAAATGAGTTGGATACGTTTAATCAAAGTTATTCGGTTCACGTTTACGGTTCAGGGCACGGGGCTCATGTGCCTGAAACGAGTCTTTTCGCTTTTATGGCTAACCAGTTTTGTCCCTCCACCTACGACTTGCACTTGCAAGGTGTTTATGATTTTTAA